In Erigeron canadensis isolate Cc75 chromosome 6, C_canadensis_v1, whole genome shotgun sequence, the following are encoded in one genomic region:
- the LOC122604277 gene encoding wall-associated receptor kinase-like 1 encodes MKPFLVLLFVIFIWLATTSILLAQQYAKTGCPVKCGSVEIPYPFGIGSNCSLHSWYTVDCNSSIPYLPAINNVEVLNVNLTRGTVLVDISVKSDCQNLVWNTSQIISNFDLESSPFLFSDLDNILVVEGCGLNGFITDIMGTTVTGCSTTCLNDTVSDRNNCFGIGCCQATIPHKVKSFVLNLEGLERHLGDGRCGSTFLVDRNFSQQSISMNHNRSIPLSLSWTLSPDDLYEIQDFSVVECILYALDLGNGNWVEPMKCTCRITHNGNPYLANGCEGISISMGLLLLMVIGYALYKVFKETKAKRRKKMFFKRNGGLLLKQQESADTNLVNKTILFTSSELEKATNNFNENRILGRGGQGTVYKGMLIDGRIVAIKKSKVVDESQLEQFINEVVVLSQVNHRNVVKLLGCCLETEVPLLVSEFVSNGTLYHLIHDNTREFPVSLNMRLQIATEVAGALSYLHSASSIPIYHRDIKTTNILLDDHYRAKVSDFGTSRFVSIGQTHLTTLVKGTFGYFDPEYFQSSHFTEKSDVYSFGVVLLEFLTREKPISLTRFGEHRNLATHFMFLMEEGRGISIFDSMLLNESKNELLGIANLAMRCLSPNGRNRPTMKQVAIDLEGMRMSHVPTTG; translated from the exons ATGAAACCATTTCTAGTTTTGCTATTTGTTATCTTCATTTGGTTAGCAACAACATCAATACTACTAGCTCAACAGTACGCCAAGACTGGATGTCCGGTTAAGTGTGGGAGTGTTGAAATTCCATATCCGTTTGGAATCGGATCAAATTGTTCACTCCATTCATGGTACACTGTTGACTGCAACTCTTCGATACCATATCTACCTGCTATCAATAATGTAGAGGTGTTAAATGTAAATTTGACACGAGGGACGGTATTGGTTGATATCTCGGTGAAATCTGATTGCCAAAATCTGGTCTGGAATACTAGTCAGATCATAAGCAACTTTGACCTTGAAAGTAGTCCTTTCCTATTTTCTGATTTGGATAATATACTAGTCGTTGAGGGATGTGGTCTTAATGGTTTCATTACGGATATTATGGGGACTACTGTCACTGGTTGTTCAACTACTTGCCTCAATGATACAGTGAGCGATAGAAACAACTGTTTCGGTATTGGTTGTTGCCAAGCTACGATTCCTCATAAGGTCAAGTCATTCGTGTTGAATCTTGAGGGCTTGGAAAGGCATCTTGGAGATGGAAGATGTGGTTCTACTTTTTTGGTGGACCGAAACTTTTCACAGCAATCTATTTCTATGAATCACAATAGATCTATTCCTCTATCACTTTCTTGGACGCTATCACCTGATGATTTATATGAAATTCAAGATTTTTCTGTTGTAGAGTGTATACTATATGCACTTGATCTAGGTAATGGTAATTGGGTGGAACCTATGAAGTGCACTTGTAGAATAACGCATAACGGTAACCCTTATCTAGCCAATGGATGTGAAG GTATTAGCATAAGCATGGGTTTGCTTTTACTAATGGTCATCGGCTATGCATTGTATAAAGTTTTCAAAGAGACCAAAGCCAAGAGGaggaaaaaaatgttttttaaacgCAATGGTGGCCTACTTCTAAAACAACAAGAATCTGCGGATACCAATTTAGTTAATAAAACCATACTTTTCACCTCCAGTGAGTTAGAGAAAGCAACCAACAACTTTAACGAAAATAGGATTCTTGGCCGAGGAGGTCAAGGCACAGTATACAAAGGCATGTTAATTGATGGGAGGATTGTtgcaataaaaaaatcaaaggtTGTTGATGAAAGCCAATTAGAGCAATTTATCAATGAGGTCGTTGTTCTTTCACAAGTCAATCACCGGAATGTGGTCAAACTATTGGGATGTTGCCTGGAGACAGAGGTTCCTCTTCTTGTTTCTGAATTTGTCTCAAATGGTACTTTGTATCATCTAATTCATGATAACACACGCGAGTTCCCAGTCTCTTTGAACATGAGATTACAAATCGCGACAGAGGTTGCAGGGGCATTATCTTACTTGCATTCAGCAAGCTCCATTCCAATATACCATAGAGACATAAAGACGACTAATATACTATTAGATGATCACTATAGAGCAAAGGTTTCTGATTTTGGAACTTCAAGGTTTGTATCAATAGGTCAAACTCACTTGACTACCTTAGTCAAAGGAACATTTGGTTACTTTGATCCAGAGTACTTCCAATCTAGTCACTTCACTGAAAAGAGCGATGTCTATAGTTTTGGGGTTGTTTTGCTTGAATTCCTAACGAGAGAAAAACCAATTTCCTTAACCAGATTTGGTGAACATAGAAATTTAGCTACACATTTTATGTTTCTCATGGAAGAAGGTCGTGGAATTTCTATATTTGACTCAATGCTTCTCAACGAGTCAAAGAATGAGCTATTGGGAATAGCTAACTTGGCCATGCGATGTTTGAGTCCTAATGGGAGAAATAGGCCAACAATGAAACAAGTAGCCATAGACTTAGAAGGCATGCGAATGTCGCATGTGCCTACCACGGGTTAA
- the LOC122603497 gene encoding protein DGS1, mitochondrial, with protein sequence MEDSNNHQSTSSAATATAAANPASSIVSSYQYYTKIFRQRFLGLFPSLSHFKLGEKITFLDQIYQRNIVLPSFSSTRKRATCLPLPLPSPSLDSSFKVTPEASKVYQVLEDIVEHMFFNLHSIQKNLQFWLDRSQGSDSQKVYFMVFERGPRAFLDGSGQLIHDYVFKGDGVQNVSASASAHISERISVLTSLRYSLATFLAQVFMEVDKFGEQILQEPEKSLASVLGTINGLFINLEATIGHVSALRQVGSSVDGSYSSPLLFEKLPDINLEESQWTDCAIRDAINMIYSNLNKLDVYLSLLVAKHQKPRNITRNWMRYTFGAIGFSMISLWLFRHSRLGGSSDIDNWILEAKSSINSFLNDHVEQPLLAIRDELFETFRKRHRGVMELEEVQLTSNSLHRMLLAFSEQTKGQKFPENISDQEMLEIVMGRYEKELMHPIQNLLGGELARAMLIQIQKLKLDIETAMLELNQILKANEINFAILAALPAFFISVVVLMLLRAWVKQDTRAEGRGRIARVQRRLLIVEVEKGIVQFQKCIDQGQERDAQCMYGLVLCTLDRLYRAVERHAKETGEWSSLSQDICELGKPNLQTTHKLMVTSRMERMYDCLLPSLRH encoded by the exons ATGGAGGATTCGAATAACCACCAATCAACCTCCTccgccgccaccgccaccgccgcaGCAAATCCAGCATCATCCATTGTATCATCATATCAATACTACACTAAAATCTTTCGCCAACGCTTCCTTGGTTTGTTCCCTTCATTATCCCACTTTAAACTTGGTGAAAAAATCACTTTTCTTGATCAAATTTACCAACGTAATATTGTTCTCCCTTCCTTCTCATCCACTCGAAAACGCGCCACGTGTCTCCCTCTTCCTTTGCCCTCTCCCTCTCTTGATTCCTCCTTCaa GGTAACACCCGAGGCATCTAAAGTATATCAAGTTTTAGAAGACATAGTGGAacacatgttcttcaatttgcACAGTATTCAAAAGAATTTGCAGTTCTGGCTTGATAGATCACAG GGATCAGATTCTCAGAAAGTATACTTTATGGTTTTTGAGAGAGGGCCTCGGGCGTTTCTTGATGGGTCTGGACAATTAATACATGACTATGTCTTTAAAGGTGATGGAGTGCAGAATGTTTCTGCTTCAGCCTCTGCACATATTTCAGAGAGGATAAGTGTCTTAACTAGCTTGAGATATTCTTTGGCTACATTTTTAGCACAG GTGTTTATGGAGGTTGACAAATTTGGGGAGCAAATCTTACAAGAGCCTGAGAAGTCATTGGCTTCAGTACTAGGCACTATAAATGGCTTATTCATAAATTTGGAAGCAACTATTGGCCATGTTAGTGCACTTCGTCAG GTTGGCTCTTCTGTTGATGGGAGCTATTCATCACCTTTGTTGTTTGAGAAACTGCCAGATATAAACCTGGAAGAATCTCAATGGACTGATTGTGCTATTAGAGATGCCATCAATATGATTTATTCAAATCTGAACAAGCTAGATGTGTACCTGTCTCTCTTG GTTGCGAAACACCAAAAACCAAGGAATATAACTCGAAACTGGATGCGTTATACTTTTGGAGCTATAGGATTTTCTATGATTTCGTTATGGCTTTTTCGCCATAGTAGATTGGGTGGAAGTTCTGACATTGATAATTGGATTCTTGAAGCAAAAAGCTCAATAAATAGCTTTTTGAATGACCATGTAGAGCAACCG CTTCTAGCTATACGGGATGAGCTTTTCGAGACATTTAGAAAAAGGCATAGGGGAGTGATGGAACTCGAAGAAGTTCAATTAACTTCTAATTCACTACACAG AATGTTGTTGGCATTCAGTGAGCAGACTAAAGGTCAAAAGTTCCCAGAAAATATATCAGATCAGGAAATGCTTGAGATAGTAATGGGCAG ATATGAGAAGGAGCTTATGCATCCAATACAGAACCTTCTTGGGGGAGAACTTGCTCGTGCAATGCTTATCCAA ATTCAGAAGCTCAAACTTGACATTGAAAC GGCAATGCTTGAGCTCAACCAAATATTGAAGGCCAATGAGATAAACTTTGCCATCCTTGCTGCTTTGCCAGCATTTTTTATTTCCGTCGTTGTGCTCATGTTATTGCGTGCATGGGTTAAACAG GACACTAGGGCAGAGGGCAGAGGGAGAATTGCTCGAGTGCAAAGAAGGCTATTGATTGTGGAAGTTGAGAAAGGGATTGTTCAGTTCCAGAAATGCATTGATCAGGGGCAG GAAAGAGATGCTCAATGTATGTATGGACTGGTTTTGTGTACATTGGACCGTCTTTACAGAGCAGTTGAGAGGCATGCAAAGGAGACTGGCGAATGGTCGAG TTTGAGTCAGGATATATGTGAGTTGGGGAAGCCAAACCTTCAGACTACCCATAAGCTCATGGTCACCTCGCGTATGGAACGTATGTATGATTGCTTGCTTCCGTCGCTGCGTCACTAG